CCCATCAGCATGGAACTTATGCtggaagatccacttgcccgaCACGACATTGGCACCGGGTAGCCGTGGGATGAGGCGCCAGGTGTCATTGTCGATGAGGGCCTGATACTCGTCGACCATGGCAGGACGCAAGTTGGCAGCACCCAGAGCACCGCGATAGGTCGTCGGAATCGGAGACAGCGAAGAAGAAGTCGAGGCTGTGATGCCCTAGTAGTGGACCCACTGGATTGCCCCAGTTATAGACCAAGTGAGCTGCGGAGGGGTCGATGGCGACGATGCCTGACCGGTCGAAGCGTGCACCAGTGCGGTCGAggcgctcgcccgaccgcgCGCGCTGGTGCGGTCAGGGCGCTCGCCTGACCAGTCAGAGCGCTCGCCCAACCATTTGGAGCGTTCGCCGGTGAAGGAGCGCGCACCGGTCCGGTCGGGACGCTCGCCTGGATGGTCGTGGCGCTCGCCGGTTCGGTCGGGACGCTTGTTCGACCAGTCCGAGCGCGCGCCAGTGCAGTCGGGGTGCTCGCCGGTCAATCGGGGGGCGCGCCCGACCATTCGGAGCGTTCGTCGGTGAAGGTGGCTCGCCCGCAGATGGAGCGGGGTACATGGTCGGAGTGGGGTACATGGTCGAAGTGGGGTACATAGACGGGAGCGCATCCGGGCATGCCGTGATCGCAGTCGGAGCAGTCGGGGGCGCTGTGGTTGCGGTCAGGGCCGCACCCGTGCGTGGCGCGGTCACAGTCGGAGCAATCAGGAGTGTGCCTGCGCGCGCCGCGATCGCTGTCGGAAGCGCTGCTATCGCGGTCAGAGCAGTCGGGAGCGCGGTGGAGAGTGGCGACCCACCCGCAAATGGAGCGAAGTACACGGTCGGCCTGTGTAACAGGATGGCGGGGTCATCGTCAATGAGTTCTGCAAAATAACTAGTGAGGGCTGTGGCTGCTCAACGTCTGACGACGGAGCGACCGAGGTGGAACTAGGAACATCAGAGGGGCTGGATAAAAGGAAGTCGAGCTGCGACAGGTGAGTAGGatggaggagaagggaaagacgAACTCGTCAAAGACAACATGgtgagagatgatgactcgacgggtggacaagtcaaggcagcggtaccccttgtgagacgagggataaccgaggaagacacagGCTGCGGAGCGAGGAGCAATCTTGTGGCGTGCCATGGCTGAGAGAGGTTGGGGTAACAAAGACAACTGAAGACACACAAGTGAGAGTACTCAGGAGGTTGGGAGTAGAGAGGGTGGTAGGGGATGTCATTCTGAACAGCAAAGTAGGGGCGCcggttcagaagataggtggcgGTGGTAAGCGCCTCGACCCAGTAtgtggcggccatggaggcgtgaATGAGCAAGGTGTGAGTCACGTTATTGAGTGTGCGGAGGACACGCTCGGCTTTCCCATTTTGGGGAGAAGTATAGGGACACGAGAGGCGCATGTGGATACCCTGAGAAgttaagaaagaaaagagagtcTTATTGACAAACTCGGTCTCGTTGTCAGCCTGGATGCTGCGAACGGGAAGACTAAACTGCGTATGAGCATAGGCGCAGAAGTCGGTGATGTGTGAAGCGACTTCATACTTGTGAACTAGAAGAAACATCCATCAAAAATGCGAGAAGTCgtccaaaatgactaggtagtagcgATAACCAGAAACGCTAGCTAcgggagaagtccaaacatcacagtgaactaactcaaaaggagcagagctacgagagctagaatgtgagaaaggtaGCCGTACATGTTTCCCTAATtgacatgaatgacatagagTGTGACTGTCTTTATTACAGGCAATAGATGAAGTCTGTCTAAGTGTAGTGATGGCGGCaggaccaggatgaccaagacgaagATGCCACAAACTGGAGGAGACAGCGAGGCCGGCGTGGGGCGCTACAAAGCTGGATGCCggaggcatggtgtaaagatcgcCGGTGCTATCGCAGCGAAGAATCACGCATCTGGTCGGAAAATCCTTGACAGAAAAACCAAAAGCatcaaactctatggtgcagttattgtccTTACTAAACTGATGAACAGAAATCAGATTATGAATTAAAGAGGGGACAACAAGGATATTGGTAAGGCGAAAGTGGGAGGTGGGGCTGGTtagggtggagttgccacggCACATGACGGGAATGGTGTGACCGTTACCGACAgtaatggaggagtgagagagagggaggcgggAAAGAAGAATACCATTCGAGGACGACATGTGATCGGATGCACCCGAGTCAACGACCCAGCCACCGTTCTGCAGCGCCATCTGGTTCAAGGCGGCTACCAAGCCTGCCTGGTCCTAGGTTGGCGCGTGAGGTGGTACCTGAACGGGGGCATAGGTAGCATGGGCCTACAGAGGGGGGCCGAGGAGGCCAGGGGCACCGATGCGCCAGCCCCCACCGCCCCGACCACTGGCCTGCTGGAAACTCGGGGCGTCGTAGGAGCCAGCCCTCGGACTGAAGCAAAACCATGGGCTAGTGGGTTGTGGGGGTTCGCCGCCttggaggccgccgccgcccttcttctgctaccacttcttcttgccgccgtcgccgccggtgcgGCCTTCGCTGCCACCACCGCTAGTCTGGACAGAACCAGACGGCGGACGACACCCGCTCGCACAGCCGGAGGATGGAGACAATGAAAAGTTCCCAGCGAGGagggcggtggagttggagatcttctcctcgTTGGCGAGGCAAAGTTCCTTCAGAGCGAGCATGTCCCACGCCTAGGCGAAGGACGGGAAGCCAACAATGGAGTTGGTGATGTCCTCGGCGGTGTTGGCGAAGCGCGGGttgaggccgcggaggaggttcAGGACACGCTTGGAGTCCTGAACGGGCCGACGTCGCAgagggcgtcggcgagggtGTTCATGCGGTTGCAGTACTCGGCGATGGAGGAGTCGCCCTGtatcatggagtggaagtcgtggctgaggaagatcgccTGGGACTGCTTGTTGGCGCGACAGAGGCCCTCGATGGCGAGCCAAAGATCCCGGGTGATCTGATCGTCATCGGTCATGATGAGGTCGAGGACGAAGTCGTCGATGGAGCCGAAGAACCAGGAGCAGACAcagcaatccgcttgatcccagTTGGGGTCCTGGGGACGGGGTGCCACCGTGCTGtcgatgtgcgacttgaggTTGAACTTGCCGCgcatggacttgaagaaggatgCCCACCTAGAGTAGGCGTTGGATTTCATTGTCAGCGTCACGGGGACGTGAGACTTGACGGAGATGGTGGCGTAGGAGTGgacggtgggcggcggcgccgggtacATGATGAAGCCAGCGCCGCCGTTGATGGGAAAACATCACACATCCTAACGAGGGGGGTGAATATGGCCAATatagcttggagtacaaggaatacatcaagtgtacaaggaaaggataaatacatcctaaaatacacatatacttcatAATACCAAGGCCCTAGGAACCTGAAAACCATGTCGCCCAAGACAAGATCGCTGTCAGCAGGCTATGGAACGCATAGGGActtgtatttatttttttaaagattaaTAAAGTACTTGTTCCTACGTTTTATTTTGTGTACTTAGTACACTGACACACTTGCACCGTTCCAAAGGGCAGAAAAATTTTCGTGTGATTTTTCTCCTCAAACAGCTTAATTATCCATTTTTCACattatgagaaaaaaaaatctagtagGCCGTGACTACCATACTAATAAATCAACCCAATCTGAAGTTGCCTTGCATCACTCCATAGGCTTTTCACCTATGCAAGTGTCGCGTTATTAAGCGGAGTACAAAGGCTCGATggaaatgaaaaggaagaaaatattgAATGCTAGTCTACAGTTGTGCATGGAACATGCATTCGACCAAGTTCTGTTATCCGTGTATTCCTAAAATACATTATTAGCCCGTGGAAGCACATAAATTAATGGATTAGTTCCGATAATAAATGGAGTAGGGTAAATTGTAGTGGTTAGATCGTGTGATCACACTCAATCCAACCACAAATTAATTCGGCCATAGAAGAGTAGGAGGTCTGAGTTTTAAGACAATCACGGACGGAGCCGGAGCCAATAGTGGTGCTGGTAGGGGTCATGCctctggggtgtttggataggaggtgctaaactttagaagggtcacatcgaatgttcggacgctaattaggaggactaaatatgagctaattataaaactaactgcagagcccctatactaattcgcgagatgaatctactaagcctaattaatccatcattagcaaatggttactactaaatatgagctaattataaaactaactgcagagtccctatactaattcgcgagatgaatctactaagcctaattaatccatcattagcaaatggttactgtagcaccatgttgtcaaatcattgactagattcgtctcgcgaattagactccatctgtgcaattagttttataattagactatatttaatactcctaattagtatcaaacatccgatatgacggGTACTAAAGTTTATCAGGTGTATCAAACACTCCCTTATCTTTAACAATATTCTGGTGAATTGTTTGGATTCTATTTTCTTTAGTAAATGTAAATATTTGACCACTTTATAATTGTGTTATTAGTCTCCATGCTCTAGAGTCCAGATCTACCGTGTGGAGTTGTGAGATTAAGCTCTACTAATCCGGTCTTGATCTCAGGCAGCAACAACGAGCCTCTCTACACGGCGACATGCCGTCACCTGCACGTATTTTCCGTGCTCAATGGGCGCACGGGCCACTGCGCAAGCATATAAACGCCAAAAAAAGGACGCAGGGGACACAGATGAAGATACGACGTCTGATGATGTGATGCACACGACTTGTACCTTGCGCGCAAATGCTCCCCCtgagcaccaccaccatctcGCCACCAGCTAGCCGGCAAAGATCGCGCCGCATGATTGCAGGAGACCTCATCGTTCTTGTTCGCGCTTCGTTGCCCGGTtgccccggtggccggtggcggccTGGCCCGGCGCGCGTCGCGATCCACTCGAGTGGCAGCGTGGAGCTAGCACGTGCTGCTGCTCGTGCGTCGGTGCCGTGCGCACACCCGGAACGGGAGACCGGAAGGAGGAGCTGCGGATCGAGATAGCGCACGCAGCGGCTCCCGGCTAGCTTTCTTGCTTGGGCTTTGGCCTGGTAGCTCTGCAGGGATGCGTCCAAGCTCGCTGAAAAGACGGATCGAAGGCTTTGCCGAGCCTTGGGACTTGGTACCGGCCGCGAAGGTGCTGTAGACGACAAACCTGCAAAGCGTCTACGTCCGGCCCCAGACGATTACAACTCCCCTTATTATGCATCCCTGATGCATGATGCTTGGCCTAATACCGCGCGGTAAGCAGGCTGCGTTATCCGGTGGTCGAGATCAAGTGAGACACAGCGGTCGCCGAGAGGGACAAAGCGAGCGCATATGCACACGCAGGACCGTCCAAACCGGGGCTACCCCATGCCAGCAACGGCATGTTGTAGAGACACGCGCGCAGCGCAGCCCTGGTGCCTCCCCTGGAGGGTAGCTACAATATTCCCAGCGCGCATGCATACGCTGCCGCgacatggcatggcatggcaggcGCCAGCCAGACGGCCGGGGAGCGAGCAGCGGCAGGCCGGGCGATAGCGAATAGCGATACCGGGCAGGCACAGGATCTCGGCCGGATCGAGGGCGGAGTTATTAAAAACCCCGGCGCGGAACGGTTGCGCGGCGCGCGCACTGTAGCACGCTTGTGCGGCTTCGCAACGCGCCAACGCCTGCTGCGGGTGCTGCATGCATGCCGGGGTAGCGGCAGCAGCGCCCGTCCGCCGTCAGCTGCTCCTCACATGACATGGCCCATCATCCATCGCCGTCCTGCCTGCAGGACCGGCGGGAGGCCAGGCCAGCCATACCGCCTGGGCAGGCTGCCAGCCCATCAGGCAGGGTCCTTGTTGCCACCGCCTACTGCTACAGCTCCAGAGCCATCGATCGTGTGTGATGGCTGATGAGCTCGCCATGCGTGTgcgtggtgtggtgtggtgtgtgacgTTTGCCTACATGGACGCGCGCATTTGTCACTCTCTCGGGCACCAGCTAGCCAGCTAGGAGGTAGCCCTACCCTGCCCTGCCCTGACAGGAGGGCCCGGAACACGCACAGCCCTGGAATCGCCCCTCGAGCAGACCGGCAGTTCAGCCAGCCGGAGACTGGAGAGCCGGCCGACCGACCCATCGGACCAGACCGCCAGaacgcatgcatgcatctgGCCACATGCCGCGGGGGCCGCCATCCTGACGGAGCAGACCAGACCAGACGAGACGAGGCCACAGGCCACCCCAGGTCCGGCTTGTCCGTGCCGCGCTGACacgggcaccaccaccaccccatcCCCCTggcctccggccggccggccctcccCGTCGTGTCGTACCACGGCCGTGACCGACCAGCCAGCCGGAGCCGGCCGAGAGACGCCGAGTGCCCAGCACACGAGCGTATTGCTCGCTTGGCATGGGATGGGAGCTCCGAGCTCGGCGGTGGCTACAGTCTTACGGTTCCGGGCTTCTCGTCGCGCCCTCACCTGCGCTGCTGTACTGGCCGGGCCGTCCCTCCTGTGCCCGCCTTTGTGGTGGCGTCCTGCCTGGTCCCTGCCAGCGGGGAAATAAATCTCGAACTGACCTGTCGCCCTCATGGAGGAGAGTTGTAGAGAGAGAGACTGGGAGAGGGAGGTGAGTGACGCGGGGGTGTGGACAGCGACAAGACGAGGAATGGCCGGGGCACAGCTCGGCTTGGCCGTGAGCGATCTCTGTTTGACTGTTTCTATTCCGCGCAGGCTTTTTTTGTTCCGAGGCCCTCTGAATTTTCGTCTCCCAACCTCCATCTGTCCCGCTTACTGTTTTACTGTACTTCGCCAAGGCTATGGCCAATTGGCCAGCTAGCAGGTGCGTGCGTAACTATGGCGGTTACCTCTAACCACTGGTGCTCGGTAAATTCTGCATTTTAAGAACTTTTCGCGTACACTTCATGTACTACGGGTATTTTCTACTCTTACAGTCCTACTTCTAGATTTTCAGTCAGAAAATCCAGGAAATAACCACCAGGGTAAGCTAGCTGGTCACCACACACCGGGTGGGGCCAGTGCGTACGGCTAATTTCCTGACGGCCTGCATGGTGGTCAGGCCTCGCTGCACCACTCGCAGCGGAAACTGCGCAAAGCTGGATGGCATTGCCGCATTGGCATCAATCGATCGAAAGGAGAGGCGCGACCGTTCGTGCTTGCGGCTTGTGTTAGTACGCGGGCGCTTGGCCGTAATTATTTACCCGTGCAGCAACAGTGCGCAGCAGATTTGGGCGCCCCCACCGATGCCATCttctcctccggctccggctccgggcaGGCATGCAGGACGCAGCAGCGATTGAAGACGCAAAGCAAACCCCACCTACAGATCCGCCGAGCTAGCCCGGGCAGGCGGGCAGCGGCACGGCAGCGCAGGCCAGGTGAGGTGGCCGAGGCGGGCGGCAGAACATAATATTCCATTCCATCGTTGTCTCTACTCTCCCCCCATGATTGCATGATTTCCCTCCCTCGCTTTTCCCTTTCCTCCACCACCCTCCTCGCTCCTCCAAAGTGGCGCAGCGAGGCCGTAGTAAACGCCATGCTCGTACTCGTGCTCCCCCAGGACAGTCGGCAGCATCCATCTTTCATACGCGCTCCGTTCCTCGCATGAGCTTCCAGCGAGCCATGTGGGCCGGCTTCGCGAGCAACCTGCCCGTGCGTGGACTGGACCGCGGGAGCCAGTAGCAGTGTTTACTCGTGCTCCCCCAGGACAGTCGGCAGCATCCATCTTTCATAGGTCTCGTTTGTATctgcttataagcggcttatcggtggaaataaaagagaatcccgccaaacgttttgcttatttccaccaattctcgcttatgtggtaagccgcttcaacgatttgaactacaagaagagaaaagcgagaagcaagaaaatcttcgcttagattataatccaagcgtggctagAAAAAACGTATACAAACAGGATCATACGTGCTCCGTTCCTCGCATGAGCTTCCAGCGAGCCATGTGGCCGGCTTCGCAAGCAACCTGCCCGTGCGTGGACTGGACCGCGGGAGCCAGTAGCAGTGTTTAGGGGATGTTTGGGAGGGGGAGGGGttttaaactttagccccccattTTAGTCAGACTTTAGTCCTTTCCTCCCAAACAGGAGGACTAAAACAGGGGGTCTCCAAATCCATTTAGCCCCTCCAAAGGGATGCTAAAATAGGttaaaggggctaaaagtggtccctaTTGtcctttagggggtgtttgggagggggtttttaaactttagccccccattTTAATCAGATTTTAGTCCtttcctcccaaacaggggcCTCCAAATCCATTAGCCCCTCCAAGAGGGTGCTAAAATGGGCTAaagggctaaaagtggtccccctgtTCAAAATTCCACCCCTTGCCCCTCCCgcacccccttctctctccttcgcCCGGCACCCTGCTACACTTCACCTCCGCCTTGCCGGCCACACCGCCTCCACCTAGCCCCGCCGTCCAAGCCGCCTCCACTGgaccccgccacctccgccaagCCCCGCCGCGCAAGCCGCCTTCGCCTGGATCCGCTTCCGCTCCGGtgtccggcggcgcgcgggggggggggggactggATCCAGCCTCCTCCTTGGTGCAGCTCAACATGCGCACCGGAGCCCGCACCATCGCGACGGACTCAGCTCCTCCTCGTCCGGCGCCGCCCGCTTCACCTCCGCCGCCCGGACCCAGCCTTCGGGGTTGCAGCACCCCTGCCGCCTCTGCCTCACCTCCACCTCGCCGACCCCACCACACTCCTCCCGCTTCCACGCGCCACCAAGTAGGCGGAACCCGGCCTGTGCCGCGACACGTGCCCACTGGCCAGCGTCAAGCGCCGAGGGAGCGAACACGGACGGGTCGGCGCGGCCGATGCCCCACTTGGAGTCCGTGAAGGTGTTGGGCCCGAAGTGGAGGAAGAGCGCCATCTCCGAGAGCTGCCTTGTTCGGGTCGGCGCGGCCGATGCCCCACTTGGAGTCCGTGAAGGTGTTGGGCCCGAAGTGGAGGAAGAGCGCCATCTCCGAGAGCTGCCACCAGAGCTGCGCATAGGACGGGACTGGCAAGATCggtagaggcggcggcggcgcggccgcggaggcAGTGGCGCCATGGGCGCAGAGGAGTAG
The genomic region above belongs to Setaria italica strain Yugu1 chromosome VI, Setaria_italica_v2.0, whole genome shotgun sequence and contains:
- the LOC105914609 gene encoding uncharacterized protein LOC105914609; amino-acid sequence: MYPAPPPTVHSYATISVKSHVPVTLTMKSNAYSRWASFFKSMRGKFNLKSHIDSTVAPRPQDPNWDQADCCVCSWFFGSIDDFVLDLIMTDDDQITRDLWLAIEGLCRANKQSQAIFLSHDFHSMIQGDSSIAEYCNRMNTLADALCDVGPFRTPSVS